The following are from one region of the Ananas comosus cultivar F153 linkage group 20, ASM154086v1, whole genome shotgun sequence genome:
- the LOC109725742 gene encoding probable amino acid permease 7 isoform X4: MAVHHSLALTDASCSDDDRDMRTGKKQTWLCGLLQYLSMYGTGIAYTITTSTSMRAIKKSDCYHKEGHEAPCAYGDNFYMLMFGLVQIVFSQIPDFHNMAWLSILAAIMSFSYSFIGFALGIAKVIGNGRIKGGIGGIHVATPAQKVWRVSQALGDIAFAYPYSIILLEIEDTLKSPPPENKTMKKASMISIFITTFFYLCCGCFGYAAFGDDTPGNLLTGFGFYEPYWLIDFANACIVLHLIGGYQVYSQPVFSFVDRWFSAKFPNNGFVNNFYRIKLPLLPPYRLNLLRLCFRTLYVATTTGLAMFFPYFNQVLGLLGAFNFWPLAIYFPVEMYFIQRKIEPWTKGWIVLQSFSAVCLLVSIFALVGSVEGVLAEKLS, encoded by the exons ATGGCTGTTCACCATTCTCTTGCACTCACTGATGCTTCTTGTTCCGACGATGATCGCGACATGCGAACCG GGAAAAAGCAAACATGGTTGTGTGGGCTACTTCAATACTTGAGCATGTATGGGACTGGTATTGCATATACAATCACAACTTCAACTAGTATGAG GGCAATTAAGAAATCAGACTGCTACCACAAAGAAGGGCACGAAGCGCCGTGCGCGTACGGAGATAACTTCTACATGCTCATGTTTGGACTTGTTCAGATAGTCTTCTCGCAGATACCGGATTTCCACAACATGGCGTGGCTCTCTATTCTCGCCGCGATCATGTCGTTCTCTTATTCCTTCATTGGATTCGCACTCGGGATCGCCAAAGTCATCG GTAATGGAAGAATCAAAGGGGGCATTGGAGGGATTCATGTGGCAACTCCAGCTCAGAAAGTGTGGAGAGTTTCTCAAGCACTCGGAGACATCGCATTCGCCTATCCGTACTCCATAATCCTCCTCGAGATAGAG GACACACTAAAGTCGCCACCGCCCGAAAACAAAACTATGAAGAAAGCATCGATGATCTCCATTTTTATCACCACATTCTTCTACCTTTGTTGCGGGTGCTTCGGCTATGCCGCATTTGGGGATGACACACCGGGGAACCTTCTAACTGGATTCGGGTTCTACGAGCCGTATTGGCTTATCGACTTCGCTAATGCATGCATTGTTCTTCATCTTATCGGCGGTTATCAG GTCTATAGCCAACCGGTGTTCTCATTCGTAGACAGATGGTTCTCAGCGAAGTTCCCCAATAATGGATTTGTGAATAACTTCTACAGAATAAAATTACCACTTCTACCACCTTATAGATTGAATCTGCTGAGGCTCTGCTTCAGAACCTTGTATGTTGCAACCACAACAGGGCTTGCCATGTTCTTTCCTTACTTCAACCAAGTGTTGGGTTTGTTGGGGGCCTtcaatttttggccattggctATTTACTTCCCTGTGGAGATGTACTTCATACAGAGAAAGATTGAACCATGGACAAAGGGGTGGATTGTATTGCAGAGTTTTAGTGCTGTGTGCCTCCTTGTTAGCATATTTGCTCTGGTTGGCTCAGTGGAAGGAGTTTTAGCTGAGAAACTAAGTTAG
- the LOC109725742 gene encoding probable amino acid permease 7 isoform X1 gives MGDEGEAAEKSPLLGEFLKEADESERKIIRTGTLWTAVAHVITGVIGSGVLSLGWSVAQLGWAGGPIALLFFAGVTLVQSSLLADCYRSPDPECGHIRNRSYMEAIKLNLGEKCLWVCGFFQHTGLFGCGVAYTITAATSMRAIKKSDCYHKEGHEAPCAYGDNFYMLMFGLVQIVFSQIPDFHNMAWLSILAAIMSFSYSFIGFALGIAKVIGNGRIKGGIGGIHVATPAQKVWRVSQALGDIAFAYPYSIILLEIEDTLKSPPPENKTMKKASMISIFITTFFYLCCGCFGYAAFGDDTPGNLLTGFGFYEPYWLIDFANACIVLHLIGGYQVYSQPVFSFVDRWFSAKFPNNGFVNNFYRIKLPLLPPYRLNLLRLCFRTLYVATTTGLAMFFPYFNQVLGLLGAFNFWPLAIYFPVEMYFIQRKIEPWTKGWIVLQSFSAVCLLVSIFALVGSVEGVLAEKLS, from the exons gTACGCTGTGGACAGCGGTGGCCCACGTGATAACGGGGGTTATCGGGTCGGGGGTTTTGTCGCTTGGGTGGAGCGTGGCCCAGCTAGGGTGGGCCGGGGGTCCGATAGCGTTGCTGTTCTTCGCCGGAGTTACGCTGGTACAGTCCTCTCTGCTCGCGGATTGCTACCGTTCACCCGACCCGGAATGCGGTCACATCCGAAACCGTTCTTACATGGAGGCCATTAAACTCAATCTAG gaGAGAAATGCTTGTGGGTTTGTGGATTTTTTCAGCATACGGGTTTGTTCGGTTGCGGAGTTGCATACACCATCACTGCCGCCACAAGTATGAG GGCAATTAAGAAATCAGACTGCTACCACAAAGAAGGGCACGAAGCGCCGTGCGCGTACGGAGATAACTTCTACATGCTCATGTTTGGACTTGTTCAGATAGTCTTCTCGCAGATACCGGATTTCCACAACATGGCGTGGCTCTCTATTCTCGCCGCGATCATGTCGTTCTCTTATTCCTTCATTGGATTCGCACTCGGGATCGCCAAAGTCATCG GTAATGGAAGAATCAAAGGGGGCATTGGAGGGATTCATGTGGCAACTCCAGCTCAGAAAGTGTGGAGAGTTTCTCAAGCACTCGGAGACATCGCATTCGCCTATCCGTACTCCATAATCCTCCTCGAGATAGAG GACACACTAAAGTCGCCACCGCCCGAAAACAAAACTATGAAGAAAGCATCGATGATCTCCATTTTTATCACCACATTCTTCTACCTTTGTTGCGGGTGCTTCGGCTATGCCGCATTTGGGGATGACACACCGGGGAACCTTCTAACTGGATTCGGGTTCTACGAGCCGTATTGGCTTATCGACTTCGCTAATGCATGCATTGTTCTTCATCTTATCGGCGGTTATCAG GTCTATAGCCAACCGGTGTTCTCATTCGTAGACAGATGGTTCTCAGCGAAGTTCCCCAATAATGGATTTGTGAATAACTTCTACAGAATAAAATTACCACTTCTACCACCTTATAGATTGAATCTGCTGAGGCTCTGCTTCAGAACCTTGTATGTTGCAACCACAACAGGGCTTGCCATGTTCTTTCCTTACTTCAACCAAGTGTTGGGTTTGTTGGGGGCCTtcaatttttggccattggctATTTACTTCCCTGTGGAGATGTACTTCATACAGAGAAAGATTGAACCATGGACAAAGGGGTGGATTGTATTGCAGAGTTTTAGTGCTGTGTGCCTCCTTGTTAGCATATTTGCTCTGGTTGGCTCAGTGGAAGGAGTTTTAGCTGAGAAACTAAGTTAG
- the LOC109725742 gene encoding probable amino acid permease 7 isoform X5, whose product MGDEGEAAEKSPLLGEFLKEADESERKIIRTGTLWTAVAHVITGVIGSGVLSLGWSVAQLGWAGGPIALLFFAGVTLVQSSLLADCYRSPDPECGHIRNRSYMEAIKLNLGKKQTWLCGLLQYLSMYGTGIAYTITTSTSMRAIKKSDCYHKEGHEAPCAYGDNFYMLMFGLVQIVFSQIPDFHNMAWLSILAAIMSFSYSFIGFALGIAKVIGNGRIKGGIGGIHVATPAQKVWRVSQALGDIAFAYPYSIILLEIEDTLKSPPPENKTMKKASMISIFITTFFYLCCGCFGYAAFGDDTPGNLLTGFGFYEPYWLIDFANACIVLHLIGGYQVYSQPVFSFVDRWFSAKFPNNGFVNNFYRIKLPLLPPYRLNLLRLCFRTLYVATTTGLAMFFPYFNQVLGLLGAFNFWPLAIYFPVEMYFIQRKIEPWTKGWIVLQSFSAVCLLVSIFALVGSVEGVLAEKLS is encoded by the exons gTACGCTGTGGACAGCGGTGGCCCACGTGATAACGGGGGTTATCGGGTCGGGGGTTTTGTCGCTTGGGTGGAGCGTGGCCCAGCTAGGGTGGGCCGGGGGTCCGATAGCGTTGCTGTTCTTCGCCGGAGTTACGCTGGTACAGTCCTCTCTGCTCGCGGATTGCTACCGTTCACCCGACCCGGAATGCGGTCACATCCGAAACCGTTCTTACATGGAGGCCATTAAACTCAATCTAG GGAAAAAGCAAACATGGTTGTGTGGGCTACTTCAATACTTGAGCATGTATGGGACTGGTATTGCATATACAATCACAACTTCAACTAGTATGAG GGCAATTAAGAAATCAGACTGCTACCACAAAGAAGGGCACGAAGCGCCGTGCGCGTACGGAGATAACTTCTACATGCTCATGTTTGGACTTGTTCAGATAGTCTTCTCGCAGATACCGGATTTCCACAACATGGCGTGGCTCTCTATTCTCGCCGCGATCATGTCGTTCTCTTATTCCTTCATTGGATTCGCACTCGGGATCGCCAAAGTCATCG GTAATGGAAGAATCAAAGGGGGCATTGGAGGGATTCATGTGGCAACTCCAGCTCAGAAAGTGTGGAGAGTTTCTCAAGCACTCGGAGACATCGCATTCGCCTATCCGTACTCCATAATCCTCCTCGAGATAGAG GACACACTAAAGTCGCCACCGCCCGAAAACAAAACTATGAAGAAAGCATCGATGATCTCCATTTTTATCACCACATTCTTCTACCTTTGTTGCGGGTGCTTCGGCTATGCCGCATTTGGGGATGACACACCGGGGAACCTTCTAACTGGATTCGGGTTCTACGAGCCGTATTGGCTTATCGACTTCGCTAATGCATGCATTGTTCTTCATCTTATCGGCGGTTATCAG GTCTATAGCCAACCGGTGTTCTCATTCGTAGACAGATGGTTCTCAGCGAAGTTCCCCAATAATGGATTTGTGAATAACTTCTACAGAATAAAATTACCACTTCTACCACCTTATAGATTGAATCTGCTGAGGCTCTGCTTCAGAACCTTGTATGTTGCAACCACAACAGGGCTTGCCATGTTCTTTCCTTACTTCAACCAAGTGTTGGGTTTGTTGGGGGCCTtcaatttttggccattggctATTTACTTCCCTGTGGAGATGTACTTCATACAGAGAAAGATTGAACCATGGACAAAGGGGTGGATTGTATTGCAGAGTTTTAGTGCTGTGTGCCTCCTTGTTAGCATATTTGCTCTGGTTGGCTCAGTGGAAGGAGTTTTAGCTGAGAAACTAAGTTAG
- the LOC109725742 gene encoding probable amino acid permease 7 isoform X3 has product MLCFAIVTYVSAFLLSDCYRSPHPVTGARNPSYMDAVRVNLGKKQTWLCGLLQYLSMYGTGIAYTITTSTSMRAIKKSDCYHKEGHEAPCAYGDNFYMLMFGLVQIVFSQIPDFHNMAWLSILAAIMSFSYSFIGFALGIAKVIGNGRIKGGIGGIHVATPAQKVWRVSQALGDIAFAYPYSIILLEIEDTLKSPPPENKTMKKASMISIFITTFFYLCCGCFGYAAFGDDTPGNLLTGFGFYEPYWLIDFANACIVLHLIGGYQVYSQPVFSFVDRWFSAKFPNNGFVNNFYRIKLPLLPPYRLNLLRLCFRTLYVATTTGLAMFFPYFNQVLGLLGAFNFWPLAIYFPVEMYFIQRKIEPWTKGWIVLQSFSAVCLLVSIFALVGSVEGVLAEKLS; this is encoded by the exons ATGCTTTGCTTTGCCATAGTCACCTATGTCTCTGCCTTTCTCCTCTCAGATTGCTACAGGTCCCCTCACCCTGTAACCGGGGCAAGAAACCCCTCCTATATGGATGCTGTTAGGGTAAACTTAG GGAAAAAGCAAACATGGTTGTGTGGGCTACTTCAATACTTGAGCATGTATGGGACTGGTATTGCATATACAATCACAACTTCAACTAGTATGAG GGCAATTAAGAAATCAGACTGCTACCACAAAGAAGGGCACGAAGCGCCGTGCGCGTACGGAGATAACTTCTACATGCTCATGTTTGGACTTGTTCAGATAGTCTTCTCGCAGATACCGGATTTCCACAACATGGCGTGGCTCTCTATTCTCGCCGCGATCATGTCGTTCTCTTATTCCTTCATTGGATTCGCACTCGGGATCGCCAAAGTCATCG GTAATGGAAGAATCAAAGGGGGCATTGGAGGGATTCATGTGGCAACTCCAGCTCAGAAAGTGTGGAGAGTTTCTCAAGCACTCGGAGACATCGCATTCGCCTATCCGTACTCCATAATCCTCCTCGAGATAGAG GACACACTAAAGTCGCCACCGCCCGAAAACAAAACTATGAAGAAAGCATCGATGATCTCCATTTTTATCACCACATTCTTCTACCTTTGTTGCGGGTGCTTCGGCTATGCCGCATTTGGGGATGACACACCGGGGAACCTTCTAACTGGATTCGGGTTCTACGAGCCGTATTGGCTTATCGACTTCGCTAATGCATGCATTGTTCTTCATCTTATCGGCGGTTATCAG GTCTATAGCCAACCGGTGTTCTCATTCGTAGACAGATGGTTCTCAGCGAAGTTCCCCAATAATGGATTTGTGAATAACTTCTACAGAATAAAATTACCACTTCTACCACCTTATAGATTGAATCTGCTGAGGCTCTGCTTCAGAACCTTGTATGTTGCAACCACAACAGGGCTTGCCATGTTCTTTCCTTACTTCAACCAAGTGTTGGGTTTGTTGGGGGCCTtcaatttttggccattggctATTTACTTCCCTGTGGAGATGTACTTCATACAGAGAAAGATTGAACCATGGACAAAGGGGTGGATTGTATTGCAGAGTTTTAGTGCTGTGTGCCTCCTTGTTAGCATATTTGCTCTGGTTGGCTCAGTGGAAGGAGTTTTAGCTGAGAAACTAAGTTAG
- the LOC109725742 gene encoding probable amino acid permease 7 isoform X2: MAVHHSLALTDASCSDDDRDMRTGTIWTCIAHIITAVIGSGVLSLAWSVAQLGWIGGPVSMLCFAIVTYVSAFLLSDCYRSPHPVTGARNPSYMDAVRVNLGKKQTWLCGLLQYLSMYGTGIAYTITTSTSMRAIKKSDCYHKEGHEAPCAYGDNFYMLMFGLVQIVFSQIPDFHNMAWLSILAAIMSFSYSFIGFALGIAKVIGNGRIKGGIGGIHVATPAQKVWRVSQALGDIAFAYPYSIILLEIEDTLKSPPPENKTMKKASMISIFITTFFYLCCGCFGYAAFGDDTPGNLLTGFGFYEPYWLIDFANACIVLHLIGGYQVYSQPVFSFVDRWFSAKFPNNGFVNNFYRIKLPLLPPYRLNLLRLCFRTLYVATTTGLAMFFPYFNQVLGLLGAFNFWPLAIYFPVEMYFIQRKIEPWTKGWIVLQSFSAVCLLVSIFALVGSVEGVLAEKLS, translated from the exons ATGGCTGTTCACCATTCTCTTGCACTCACTGATGCTTCTTGTTCCGACGATGATCGCGACATGCGAACCG GGACAATTTGGACATGCATAGCCCATATAATCACCGCGGTGATCGGGTCCGGCGTGTTGTCTCTCGCGTGGAGCGTCGCGCAATTGGGTTGGATCGGAGGCCCCGTTTCGATGCTTTGCTTTGCCATAGTCACCTATGTCTCTGCCTTTCTCCTCTCAGATTGCTACAGGTCCCCTCACCCTGTAACCGGGGCAAGAAACCCCTCCTATATGGATGCTGTTAGGGTAAACTTAG GGAAAAAGCAAACATGGTTGTGTGGGCTACTTCAATACTTGAGCATGTATGGGACTGGTATTGCATATACAATCACAACTTCAACTAGTATGAG GGCAATTAAGAAATCAGACTGCTACCACAAAGAAGGGCACGAAGCGCCGTGCGCGTACGGAGATAACTTCTACATGCTCATGTTTGGACTTGTTCAGATAGTCTTCTCGCAGATACCGGATTTCCACAACATGGCGTGGCTCTCTATTCTCGCCGCGATCATGTCGTTCTCTTATTCCTTCATTGGATTCGCACTCGGGATCGCCAAAGTCATCG GTAATGGAAGAATCAAAGGGGGCATTGGAGGGATTCATGTGGCAACTCCAGCTCAGAAAGTGTGGAGAGTTTCTCAAGCACTCGGAGACATCGCATTCGCCTATCCGTACTCCATAATCCTCCTCGAGATAGAG GACACACTAAAGTCGCCACCGCCCGAAAACAAAACTATGAAGAAAGCATCGATGATCTCCATTTTTATCACCACATTCTTCTACCTTTGTTGCGGGTGCTTCGGCTATGCCGCATTTGGGGATGACACACCGGGGAACCTTCTAACTGGATTCGGGTTCTACGAGCCGTATTGGCTTATCGACTTCGCTAATGCATGCATTGTTCTTCATCTTATCGGCGGTTATCAG GTCTATAGCCAACCGGTGTTCTCATTCGTAGACAGATGGTTCTCAGCGAAGTTCCCCAATAATGGATTTGTGAATAACTTCTACAGAATAAAATTACCACTTCTACCACCTTATAGATTGAATCTGCTGAGGCTCTGCTTCAGAACCTTGTATGTTGCAACCACAACAGGGCTTGCCATGTTCTTTCCTTACTTCAACCAAGTGTTGGGTTTGTTGGGGGCCTtcaatttttggccattggctATTTACTTCCCTGTGGAGATGTACTTCATACAGAGAAAGATTGAACCATGGACAAAGGGGTGGATTGTATTGCAGAGTTTTAGTGCTGTGTGCCTCCTTGTTAGCATATTTGCTCTGGTTGGCTCAGTGGAAGGAGTTTTAGCTGAGAAACTAAGTTAG